The following DNA comes from Aquila chrysaetos chrysaetos chromosome 9, bAquChr1.4, whole genome shotgun sequence.
gcTGCTCCAGCTTCGGCACCCACAAAGACTGAAAGCGTCCCCAAAGTGGTGCCATCTACTGCTGCAGCAGGCACAACTTCGGTGACGGTGACGACACCTGCCCAGACTCCTCTGACTCCTCCGGCTCCAAAGGTGGTGAGCGCTGCGCCCGTCCCTCCATCACCAGCGCTTGCGTTGCCCAACCTGGCCAACGTGGACCTGGCAAAGATCAGCTCCATTCTTAGCAGTTTAActtctgtaatgaaaaatacaggtgAGTGCTGAAGCGGTACTAGCCCAGGTGTTTGGTTAACAGAGCTAACAATGGAGTTGTGTTTTGTaatcttttaaagttttaattgtCTCAAAATAAACATGAATGAGTTACTACTTAAAAGATCTGGCTCAGTCTTTCTGACACATGACTGTCGGCTTCATGAGCCTCTCCTTGCTCAGACTCTGTGGAGCTCTGCTGCAGTTGTATCTGTGGAAAACTTGAGCCAAAAAAAGCTTCTGTTAATGAAGCAACGTACGTGAGTGGTGTGTGCTTCCGTCCTAGGTGTCAGTCCTGCCTCGAGACCTTCTCCAGGAACCCCGACGAGCCCAACAGCTCTTACTAGCGGCCTGAAGACTCCTGTCATGGTGACTCCATCTGTTCCTTCAAATCCGTTAGCAAACATTCTCTCCAAAGTTGAAATAACTCCCGAAAGTATTTTGTCTGCTCTCTCCAAAACCCAGACTCAGACTGCACCAGCATTGCAAGGTACCAGAGCGGGTCTTGAGGGAATGGCTAACTGTGTAATAGATGGCGGTGGCCATGCTGAAATGTGCTGCTGTGCTTGTCCTAAAGTGAAAATGAAGGGAGAAAATCTTATTTGGAATGTATCATGTCTTTGGCAAATGCATGACTTTTTCTCAGGTAGCATATCTGTTACGGACCAGtgaattttattgcttttctgtaCATCTTCCTATTTTTGCCGTGACCAAAGGGCGCTTATCCAGAATGCTTTGTGGAAGGGCACTGAACAGGACAGGAAACCAAGAGAGGTCTTTGTGGTTTCCCTGTGCTTCCGAGAGCACTTTTTTCGAGCAAAAAAATTCCCAGAGATGCTGGTCCTGCTTCTGCGCCTTGCATGTGTAACCCTGGTCGGTAGTGCAGCGGTTTTTACACCTGGTTACAAAGCCAGGATGAGTTATTACCCACCTTATTCAGATGTATgttgtaatttatatttatagaTGAATCTGAGCCTCTGGCAAAAGTTTGCACCTCGGTGGGTGCTAAGGGCAATATTAATGCAGCAAAATCCAGTCATTTTCCTGGCTAGAACATGAAGCGGTTTTAAGGAACGACATCTGCAGTACAAATACTGAAAGCTTTCCCTTGACAGCAGCTCAGGTTGACTTGCCTCTTACCTGAATATCTGAACGCAGCGTTCTTTTTTCCAGGTTTGTCATCCTTACTTCAGAGTGTTGCTGGAAATACCGTTCAGTCAAGCGAAACTGCTTCACAGAGCACTTCAGCATCGCCAGCCAACACGACTGTTCCTTGCGTGAAGGGGAGGAATATTCCTTCCAATACTCAGTCCTTTGTATCCAAAAGTTTTGGTTATTCTCCAAACTCATCTACTGCTGAGGTTTCCTCAACTTCAGTTAATAAGGCTCCCGTGGGACATACGCCAGGGCTGTCAAGCTCCAGTTTTAAGCCGCCAACCAATTCCCTGGGATTTTCCAGTTCCCACCCTACCAGCCCTTCTTCCCTTTTGCCAACAGAAACCTCACTGGGTCAATCCTCCGAAATTTCAAAAGCGAAGCTGGAATCGGAACCCCCTTCTCCGAGCCTGGAGATGAAGATACACAATTTCTTGAAGGGAAATCCTGGCTTCAGCGGTCTGAACTTGAATATTCCAATTCTCAGCAGCTTAGGGTCCAGCATCGCAACAGAAAGTCACGCGTCTGACTTCCAGCGTGGTCCTACCAGCACTTCCATGGACAATGTGGATGGAACACCGGTGCGCGATGAGCGAAGTGGGACGCCCACCCAGGACGAGATGATGGATAAGCCAACATCAAGCAATGTCGACACTATCTCCCTGCTGTCGAAAATCATGAGCCCTGGTTCTTCTACTCCCAGCAGCACGAGGTCACCTCTTCAGAGCCGGGACGACGGATATTCCCAAGAACTATCCAATTCTGTGCACACCTACCGGCCCTTCGGCCTTGGTAGAGAGTCTCCGTCTGGCCTGTACAAGCAGTCTGCAGACAGCATGGAGATACCTTCCTCTTTAATGGACTCCTCCCAGGAGAAGTTTTACCCAGACACGTCTTTTCAAGAAGATGAAGATTACCGCGACTTTGATTACTCCGGGCCGCCACCATCGGCCATGCTAAACCTGGAGAAGAAGCCTGCCAAGTCGATCTTGAAATCAAGTAAACTCTCTGAAGCTGCAGAGTACCAGCCGGTCCTGTCCAGCTATGGTCAAAGATCACAGGAGTTTGGTGTGAAGTCGTCCTTTCCTCAGTCAATGAGGTCTATTCTTGATCAGAGCGAGAGCTGCGACCCACTGGCATCATCTCCAGGGATGTACGGGAGCTATGGGCTCAGGGGAAACGACTCCACCTCGGACGGCTCCCCTTCGCCCAGCAAGAATGATGTGTTTTTCACACCGGACTCCAATCACAACAACTTGCCAAAATCAGTGGTGCACTCCGGCCTCTCGCAGAAGCAATACCCGGACTCGCCCCACTCGATTCCCCACCGCTCACTTTTCTCTTCTCAAAACGCCCtctccagccctgcaggcagagcaCCCACGGCAAGTGTGGAGAAATCGTTGGGTTCTTCCATTTCTGCCACGTCGACCATTGAGTTCAAAAACATGCTCAAAAACGCCTCCCGTAAGTCCTCTGAGGAGAAGCATTTTGGCCAAATTTCCAAAAGTAGCTCCAGCGAGGGGGTGAGCTTGTCTGGTCACGGCCCAGCCGGAGCTCCCAAGGGAGAGTCGCAGCCGCAGGAGGAGCACTACCGCATAGAGACCAGGGTCTCCTCGTCCTGCTTGGACTTGCCTGACAGCACTGAGGAGAAAGGGGCCCCCATCGAAACGCTGGGTTACCACAACGCCTCGAGCAGGGGGATGTCAGGAGAGCCCATCCAGACCGTGGAGTCCATCCGGGTTCTGGGAAAGGGGAATAGAGGACACGGGCGAGAGGCAAGCCGAGCGGCGGGGTGGTTCGAGATGAGCAGCGGTGGGAGCGCCTTCGATAATGGGCCCTCAGGCACGTCAGAGCTGCCCGGCATGGGGGGCTTCCCAGCACCGTACAAGGAGCACGTGCCGCCGTTCCAGGAGAGCGTCAACAACTTCCGAACAAATAACTTCAGCCCCGCTTTCGAGCACCACAtgccgccaccgccgccccTTGCGCCGCCTCCCATTGAGCATGGGACTCCCTTCCAACGGGAGCCGGTGGGTCCGCCCACTGggcccccagctgccccccccaAGGACCACGGCAGCCTCTTCCCGAGGGATCACTCGGTCCCTCCCCGCATGCCGTCGGTGGATCACGCCAACCCCTTCTCAAAGGAAACCTCCACTCCGCTCTCGCTGCCCCATGGtgtccccccacctccctccgTGGAGCACGCTGGcgtccccttccccccccccccgccaccccctgTCCCCGGGGAGCACACCGGcgtccccttcccctcccagccgCCGCCAGCTGGGGAACACAGCGGCGCCCCCTTCCCTGCGCCACCCCCCATGGCAGTGGAGCATGGTGCCGGCGCCTTCCCCAAGGAGCACGGTACGATCCACCAAGGGACGATGAAAGAGCATTTCGCCGTGCACGCCGGACCCCGGGAGCCGGTGACCCAACCCCAACAGCGGGACCACGCCGCAGCCCCCCTGTCCCGCTCCCGTGAGGCCGTGGGTCTGACCCCCCTCtccagggagcagctgggggcGGCCCGCGGCCTGGGCCCCCCTGCTCACAGGGACGGTGGGAGCCGTGGTGGGGTGCTGGTCAGGACCCCCCGGGCTGACTTCAGGCCGCGAGAGCCCTTCGTAAGCAGAGACCCCTTCCATAGCCTGAAAAGGCCCCGGCCGCCCTTCGGGAGGGGGTCCCCCTTCTTTGCCCCAAAAcgccccttcttcccccccagGTACTGAAGCAGACGCCCAGCTCCCGAGCGAAGGCATCTGGACGCTGTAGAGAGCAACGGAGTAGCGCTTTCACTTggtttttccataattttttttttcttttctttccctcaagAGCCCCATAACCACCTCCTAAATTAAatgttctgtaattttttttttttaatttttttttttttttgcggtTGTTTATTTCCCAAGCCCACCCAGTTGGTGCgtgactaggaaaaaaaaaagttttaacgACAAGAAGAAGCATTgctgttgaaataaaaacttccaGTAGtagtttaaaaagttaaaagaaaaaaaaaccacaaaaaaaaagaaaaaaaaaacttaaaaaaccgAAAGGAAAGATGAAGCGTGCTGTTGGGATGTTGTTTTTTAGCCGATTACCAAATCGCTGCCGCAGGGAGGAGTGAAGGGTCCAAGCGCTGGCGGTGGCAGAGAccacacccccacccctcctgtgccttcctctgcagcgACGGTCACCGCTCCCCCTCCAGCTGgcaaaaaccaccaaaaaaaggcaacaaaaaaaaaaaacaaaaaaaaaaaaaaaaacaaaaaacacaaaaccaaaccaccctaCGATGATCTCCGCTGTCGCCGGCTGGACTGTTTGGCTCCCGGCACCCCGGGAGCAAGGAGGGGTCCCCCAGCCTGTGTTCCCCCCCTCCAGCTCACCCGCCGCGGGAAGAAAATGTCGtctgttggttggtttttggtttatcttgggtttttttggttggttttttttttctcttcccctggGAACACTTTGACTTTCtacgtgtgtgtatataataaTCACTTTTTAATTCCATCTCTCGGATCGTTCAAAACGCGCAGACGGagcccgcgggggggggggggcgctcgGAGTGCTGCCCGtcccgtcgtcccccccccccgcgcagGGCCGCCCCGCAGCCGCGCCGGCGGCTTTTATATGAAGTTGGAATTttacttgatttattttaaatttttttgttttgttttgttttttttttagttgctaGAATCCATCATATATGTTTGATAAAGGTGTAGGGTTAAATATCtacataaaaattacaaaaacgAGAAGGTGGCGGATCCTTTCTTTGTCGCGTGCATTCGGTCACATCGGTCCTGAGGGGATCCCACCCCCACCGCCGGCCATGGCCCCCGGGGGGGCTTCTTCCCCTCTACCGGCCCCGTGGAGCCGGCCTGGCCCCGCACCGAgccgggggcgggccgggcTGGGGTCGTGGCTACCTAAACCCCCGGTCCCCTCTGGATACCCGGGGCTGTGGGAGAGCCGGGGGCCCTGAGGCGCAAGGACCCGCCTTGAGGGGGTCCCGTTACCTCCCCCGCGTTGTCAGTGGTTCCGTCCTGCCCGCGCCGGGACCGCGGGGCTTCCCCGTGGGCGGGCGAGTCCAACGCGGCCTccaagttggggggggggagttagGGCGGGCGAGGACCAGCTTGAGACCGGACGCGCCGCTCTCGCCACACGGGCAGTGCGTAGGACCCAGGCGTTCGGCTCCACCCCTGGGAGGGATCACCCGTCCCTGGCTCCGCCTCTGGGCGGGGATTCCACCCCTGCTCTGGGAGAGGACCTCCGTATCTAGTCCCGCCTCTGGGCGGAGCCTTCGGCCTCGGCCCCGCCCCCGCAGCGGACTGCCGCGTCCGGCCGGCGGCGGAAGGGGCGGAGCCTCCCGCCATGCCGTCCGCCTGGGCCGGGGCGCGGCTGCTCTTCGCGGGAGCCCCGCGCCGACACCGGGTGCGCTCAGGcccgccccaccccccacccctctccctTCCGGGACCCCGGCGTCCTaccctccccccgccccccacgccccatccccctccctcccccctgcccGCCTCTACCCACCGGCACCCTCGCGCTCCGAAGGGGTCCTGACCCCACGTTGACCCCACGTTGACCCCGACCCCTCCCCAGGTTTCCGGGCCGGACCCCCACCTTTCTGAGCGCCTCCGGCTCTTCCAGCAGCTGCGGGCGGTGCAGGAGCAACGGGATGaggccgggaccgggaccgggaccgggaccgggacagGGTgtggccgccccccccccagggacccccatcCGCATCGCTCTGCCCGGGGGGGGCCGCCTGCCCGGCCGGGCCCTGCAGACCACTCCCTTCCAGGTGGCCACGCAGCTGGGGTACGCACAGGCCCcggccctcccctccccaggtgGGGACAGCCAAGGTCCCCACAGTGTCCCCGGggtccccagcatccccacagTGCTCCCAGGGTCCCCTACAGAGTCCCCGTGGTGTCCCTACAGGGTCCCCACAGTGTCTCCACAGGGTCCCCACAGGGCCTCTCTGGTGTCCGCAGTGTTCCCACGGGGTCCCCACAGCATCCCCAGGTCCCCACAAGGTTCACAGGGTCCCCACGGGGTCTCTGTGGTGTCCCCAGGGTTCCTACAGGGTCCCTGCAGCATTCCTATGGTCTCCACAGGGTCCCCACAGTGTCCCCACAAGGTCCACAGGGTTCCCATGGTGTCCCTATGGTCCCCATGGTGTCCCCATGGGGTCCTCAGGGTCCCCCCGGTGTCCCCACAGGGGGGgcctggcagaggcagcactgGTGGCCCGGGTGAACGGGACCCTCCAGGACCTTGACCGGCCCCTGGAGAGCGATGCCGACCTGGAGCTTCTCGACTTCTCGACGCCAGAGGGACGGGCGGTGAGTCCCGCAGGACACGGGGGCTGGACCCACGCCCCACTCCCCTCACAGcgtgtcccccatgtccccccctcCGTGTGTGTCatcctcgccccccccccccaggctttCTGGCAGTCCAGCGCCTGCGTCCTGGGCGCGGTGGCGGAGCAGTTTTACGGAGCCACACTCTGCAGTGCCCAGGCCACCGAGGACGGCTTCTTCTGCGACGTCCACATGGGAGAGAGGTAAGGAGATGGCGGGGggactgtcctagtttcagctgggatagagttaactgtcttcctagtagctggtacggtgctatgttttgagttcagtatgtgaagaatgttgataacactgatgttttcagttgttgctagtagtgtttagactaatgtcaaggatttttcagcttctcatgcccagccagcgagaaagctggaggggcacaagaagttggcacaggacacagccagggcacctgacccaaactggccaacagggtattccataccatgtgacgtcccatctagtataggaactgggaagtgggggtggggaatcaccgctcggggactagctgggtgccggtcggcgggtggtgagcaattgcgctgcgcatcatttgtacgttccaatcctttcattattgctgttgtcattttattagtgttatcagtatcattattagtttcttcttttctgttccattaaaccgttcttatctcaacccgtgggttttgcttctttttcccgattttctcccccatcccactgggtggggggggagtgagtgagcggctgcgtggtgcttagttgctggctggggttaaaccacgacagggacacacacacatgggtcccctgtggggcgcggtgtccccagcctgtccccacGCCTGCAGGACGGTGCAGCGCGGTGAGCTGCCGGCGCTGGAGGAAGCTTGTGACGCTTTCGCCCGCACCAGGCACCGCTTCGAGCGCCTCGAGGCCACCCGCCAGCAGCTGGCCGAGCTCTTCAAGGTGAGACCCCAGGcatgtcccctccccagcatgtCCCCTCCCTGTGCTGGTATGGGGTAAGGAAGCCCAGCTTGGGGACATCGGGACCCTCCTGGTTGGGGTTATGGACGGGGTGATGCTAACGGGGACCAGTGTCACCCCTACTCACTGTCACCCCCCCCTTGGTGTCACCTGTGCCACTCTCACCCGCCTCGgtcctcccctcacccccagcaCGGTGTCACCCCCCCCTCAGTGTCACTCATGCCACTGTCACCCACGTCggtgtcccctcccagcacaacagcttccagctgcagcagatcGAGGAGGAGGTGACGTCTCCTACTGCCACCGTCTATAGGTGAGCATGGGggctctggggcagggaggggaggcacATCTGGGCAGAGATAGAGCTGTGGTGTCCCCACGTCCATCCgtctgtccgtctgtccctGCAGGTGCggccccctgctccagctctgccgCGGCCCCCTCCTCCGGCACACGGGGCTGATCGCAGCCCTCCGCATCCTGACCGTAGGTTTAGATGTGGGGCAGAGAaggtgggggggacacccaggTATCCAGACCCCACTGatttcctccccaccccctcccgGCAGAGCTCGGCAGCGTTTTGGCGAGGGGCCAGGAGCCGCCAGTCACTGCAGCGCGTCGCCGCCGTTGCCTTCCCCAGCGCCCAGGATTTGGCTGCTTGGCAGCAGGCGCAGGATGAGGCCGCCCTGAGGGATCACCGCCGCATTGGTCGGGTAAGTCCCACATGGTGGtgggggcagcagcagtggaggGTGGGTGTTACTGGAGGGTTGCCGGTGGCTGCTGGCAACCCCCCAGTAATGCCCACCCCTCAACGCAGGAGCaggagcttttcttcttccacaagCTCAGCCCCGgcagttgctttttcttgccCCGCGGTGCCCACGTCTACAACACCCTCATTGACTTTATCAGGGTACGGCGCCCACAgccccccctctgcccccctgGGGGTGTCAGCATCACCTCCGCCGGGGGTAAGGGGAGAAATTGGGGTCTGCCCTGCACTGTGGCCCAACATACATGCACCCTGCTGCACCCCAGCCCCATTGGCAGCCTGTGCATGCCACTGCACCCCCATCCTGTTGCGCCCTGGACCCTTTGCACCCACACCCTGTCCCCACTGCGCACCCCGCTGCACCCAGACCCTCTTGTACCTGCACCCCAGCCCCGTTGCAGCTGCACCCCATTCCCAGCTGCACCCAGACCCTGCCTGTGCACCCCACTGCACCCCATCCCCATTGCACCTAGACCCTCTTGCACCTGCTGTGCACCCACTTTTGCTGTGCACCCCACTGCACCCAAACCCTCTTGTGCTGTGACCCCACTTGTGCACCCTGTtgcaccccagccctgctgtcccTGCACCCTGACCCCGCTGTGCACCCCACTGCACCCAGACCCCGTTGCACCGTGACCCTGTATGTGTACTCCATCCCCTCTTGCACCCCAGGCCTGTCGTACCCCCACTGCCCACCATCCCCACCGCACCCAGACCCTGTTATACCCCAAGTCCCTGccatgccccatccctgcagcacccaTGGCTGCAGCTCCCCGTCCCTCCCGCGCCCTGCAGCACCCGCAGCCCTCC
Coding sequences within:
- the RPRD2 gene encoding regulation of nuclear pre-mRNA domain-containing protein 2 isoform X2: MAAGGGGGGRASSSSSSSAAASSSSAGALEASLDRKLQAVTNTMESIQGLSSWCLENKRHHSTIVYHWMKWLRRSAFPHRLNLFYLANDVIQNCKRKNAIVFRDTFAEVLPEAASLVKDPSVSKSIERIFKIWEDRNVYPEETILALKEALTSTNPKAALKSKIVAEFRPQSLIDELLLYKRSEDQIELKEKQLSTMRVDVCSTETLKCLKDKTGGKKFSKEFEEASSKLEEFVNGLDKQVKNGPSLTEALENAGIFYEAQYKEVKVVANAYKTFANRVSNLKKKLDQLKATLPDPEESPVPSPSMDAPSPTGSESPFQGMGEEDNSRSPVVGSRKTVSPEPVTDNRDVEDMELSDVEDDTSKIIVEERKEKQAAPASAPTKTESVPKVVPSTAAAGTTSVTVTTPAQTPLTPPAPKVVSAAPVPPSPALALPNLANVDLAKISSILSSLTSVMKNTGVSPASRPSPGTPTSPTALTSGLKTPVMVTPSVPSNPLANILSKVEITPESILSALSKTQTQTAPALQGLSSLLQSVAGNTVQSSETASQSTSASPANTTVPCVKGRNIPSNTQSFVSKSFGYSPNSSTAEVSSTSVNKAPVGHTPGLSSSSFKPPTNSLGFSSSHPTSPSSLLPTETSLGQSSEISKAKLESEPPSPSLEMKIHNFLKGNPGFSGLNLNIPILSSLGSSIATESHASDFQRGPTSTSMDNVDGTPVRDERSGTPTQDEMMDKPTSSNVDTISLLSKIMSPGSSTPSSTRSPLQSRDDGYSQELSNSVHTYRPFGLGRESPSGLYKQSADSMEIPSSLMDSSQEKFYPDTSFQEDEDYRDFDYSGPPPSAMLNLEKKPAKSILKSSKLSEAAEYQPVLSSYGQRSQEFGVKSSFPQSMRSILDQSESCDPLASSPGMYGSYGLRGNDSTSDGSPSPSKNDVFFTPDSNHNNLPKSVVHSGLSQKQYPDSPHSIPHRSLFSSQNALSSPAGRAPTASVEKSLGSSISATSTIEFKNMLKNASRKSSEEKHFGQISKSSSSEGVSLSGHGPAGAPKGESQPQEEHYRIETRVSSSCLDLPDSTEEKGAPIETLGYHNASSRGMSGEPIQTVESIRVLGKGNRGHGREASRAAGWFEMSSGGSAFDNGPSGTSELPGMGGFPAPYKEHVPPFQESVNNFRTNNFSPAFEHHMPPPPPLAPPPIEHGTPFQREPVGPPTGPPAAPPKDHGSLFPRDHSVPPRMPSVDHANPFSKETSTPLSLPHGVPPPPSVEHAGVPFPPPPPPPVPGEHTGVPFPSQPPPAGEHSGAPFPAPPPMAVEHGAGAFPKEHGTIHQGTMKEHFAVHAGPREPVTQPQQRDHAAAPLSRSREAVGLTPLSREQLGAARGLGPPAHRDGGSRGGVLVRTPRADFRPREPFVSRDPFHSLKRPRPPFGRGSPFFAPKRPFFPPRY
- the RPRD2 gene encoding regulation of nuclear pre-mRNA domain-containing protein 2 isoform X1 codes for the protein MAAGGGGGGRASSSSSSSAAASSSSAGALEASLDRKLQAVTNTMESIQGLSSWCLENKRHHSTIVYHWMKWLRRSAFPHRLNLFYLANDVIQNCKRKNAIVFRDTFAEVLPEAASLVKDPSVSKSIERIFKIWEDRNVYPEETILALKEALSTTFKTQKQLKETLNKQPNKPWKKSQTSTNPKAALKSKIVAEFRPQSLIDELLLYKRSEDQIELKEKQLSTMRVDVCSTETLKCLKDKTGGKKFSKEFEEASSKLEEFVNGLDKQVKNGPSLTEALENAGIFYEAQYKEVKVVANAYKTFANRVSNLKKKLDQLKATLPDPEESPVPSPSMDAPSPTGSESPFQGMGEEDNSRSPVVGSRKTVSPEPVTDNRDVEDMELSDVEDDTSKIIVEERKEKQAAPASAPTKTESVPKVVPSTAAAGTTSVTVTTPAQTPLTPPAPKVVSAAPVPPSPALALPNLANVDLAKISSILSSLTSVMKNTGVSPASRPSPGTPTSPTALTSGLKTPVMVTPSVPSNPLANILSKVEITPESILSALSKTQTQTAPALQGLSSLLQSVAGNTVQSSETASQSTSASPANTTVPCVKGRNIPSNTQSFVSKSFGYSPNSSTAEVSSTSVNKAPVGHTPGLSSSSFKPPTNSLGFSSSHPTSPSSLLPTETSLGQSSEISKAKLESEPPSPSLEMKIHNFLKGNPGFSGLNLNIPILSSLGSSIATESHASDFQRGPTSTSMDNVDGTPVRDERSGTPTQDEMMDKPTSSNVDTISLLSKIMSPGSSTPSSTRSPLQSRDDGYSQELSNSVHTYRPFGLGRESPSGLYKQSADSMEIPSSLMDSSQEKFYPDTSFQEDEDYRDFDYSGPPPSAMLNLEKKPAKSILKSSKLSEAAEYQPVLSSYGQRSQEFGVKSSFPQSMRSILDQSESCDPLASSPGMYGSYGLRGNDSTSDGSPSPSKNDVFFTPDSNHNNLPKSVVHSGLSQKQYPDSPHSIPHRSLFSSQNALSSPAGRAPTASVEKSLGSSISATSTIEFKNMLKNASRKSSEEKHFGQISKSSSSEGVSLSGHGPAGAPKGESQPQEEHYRIETRVSSSCLDLPDSTEEKGAPIETLGYHNASSRGMSGEPIQTVESIRVLGKGNRGHGREASRAAGWFEMSSGGSAFDNGPSGTSELPGMGGFPAPYKEHVPPFQESVNNFRTNNFSPAFEHHMPPPPPLAPPPIEHGTPFQREPVGPPTGPPAAPPKDHGSLFPRDHSVPPRMPSVDHANPFSKETSTPLSLPHGVPPPPSVEHAGVPFPPPPPPPVPGEHTGVPFPSQPPPAGEHSGAPFPAPPPMAVEHGAGAFPKEHGTIHQGTMKEHFAVHAGPREPVTQPQQRDHAAAPLSRSREAVGLTPLSREQLGAARGLGPPAHRDGGSRGGVLVRTPRADFRPREPFVSRDPFHSLKRPRPPFGRGSPFFAPKRPFFPPRY